gcgcaaaaaaaataatacaatacattaaaaaaaactcattatgccgcaaaaaaataatacaatacatacattaaaaaaaactcattaTGCCTCTTAAGATAAGTGTCATCTTGCGATAACGTTTGTTTGACGCGTTAAAGCCACCACACATAAGACAGGTGTGAGTATCAACACTCAgatttattaagtaaaattaacaCGCAATCGCAATATTTATAcgataaaaatcatttttgattGATTGATGCTTTAATTTTGCACATCTCCCTTCCACTGTAAAATATGTGAAAGACTAGTGGCGTAAACACacaaaaatagaacaaaaataaaaataaaaataaaaaaataaaaaaaaaataaaaaaaataaaaaaataaaataaaaaaaaataaaaaaaaataaaaaaataaaaaaaataattaaaaaaaaaataaaaaaataaaacaacaattaaaaataaaaacaacaattaaaaaaaaataaacaaacaaaaaaaaataaaaaaccaataaaaaataaaacaacaattaaaaaaatataaaacaaccaattaaaaaaaaaataaaaacaaccaattaaaaaataataaataaaaacaagaacatagaaaaataaaacaaacaagattaaataaatttttgttaatcaatttttttttttggttaacaAAAATCCTAACCAAAGAAACAAGAAAcccaaccaacaaaaaaaaaacaaatattaaactatgtacgtacataaaccaaaccaaaaagtattacaaaacaacacaaataacgaaagaaaaaaagtaaacaaaaaaccaaaaatacacAGGGGTATATTTTAcacaaaagttaataaataaaacgtaTGCACTACCTAGAAATTACACAACAAAAAAGCGGATACGAATAATACAGATTTaccgaaaattaattttcattttaataaatactaCGAAAAACAACGCAAaggaaaacaaattaataaagaatTACTTCATTCAAGATAAGTAGTAGTTCCTATGTTCCAATAATTAAGATGTGAATAATTAATTATGACTTGCGTTTTGGCAGCGCGagaagtttttaattattctccGCAGCACTGCAAGCTGCaccatacacatatgcatgtaaggCTAACTGACTTGACATTCAACAACTAATGAAATGTTCAGAGttgaaaattcttaattttgtttacataatattaaaactatgttattttttgtttgtttttttttttttccatttccaaTGACTACTTGCATTGCGCATGTGCGCACAGATACATAACGGCTTATTACGATGGTCGACAATTGGAAAGCTTCTTTACAGATATACATGATGTTAGTTTTTTGGCGCGTCTTTTGAGTGACGAGGATTTTTTCTCCTTGCTAATGCTGTTGGAAGTAGACGCGTCCGCGCTTGTTGAAGGCCCTGTTGCATTTGCAGCCGCCAattgtttttgctgctgttgtgctTTGATttcggcagcggcagcggctgCCTGACGTGCAAGTTCACCTAgtttagcaaaaatattaaataaatatgcgaTTTTAGGAATTTGTATTTATTCAGCGCGCGTACTCACGATTGAGATCGTGTTCGGTAAAGTAGACCTCTTCCAAATCACGCTCAGTTTCATAGTGATAAGCATCTAAATAAGGCAGTACCGTGGAACGGCGATAAACATCGTGCTTTAGTGGCGGTATGGGTATTGGTGGGCCCTTCTCTTCCGGTGCCGAAATGAACCAGCTGTGtgtaaatgtttattattttatcatatatgaattataatatatttaaacaaaaacttacgGATCACAGCGTATTTGTTGTATAGAGTATCGCTTGGTTGGTTCAGCTTGTAGCATACCCAATATGAGACCCGCTAATTGTGCGTCTAATTTGTATAGCCAGTCAGGTGCCTGCCATTGCCCACGCCCGATATTCTCAAATAGCCTATAAATATTATCACCTTCGAATGGATACTGGCCTGTACATATGTTATAGCTGTGGGCACACAATAAAATTGCAAGATttatagatttatatttttacttaatggGTAATTCCAATGTACTCACAGCGTAACACCGCAGCTCCAAATATCCACTTTGGTGCCTGAGAATGACTCATGACCGTTGGCAATTTCAGGCGGTTGAAATGCAGGTGATCCCTGCCCGGTGGTGCATGTATCGTCTGCAGCAAATAAATCTAATTGCTCAGCGACGCCGAAAtcggaaatttttaatatttgatctAGTGAAAGCAATAGATTTCCGGGTTTAATATCTTTATGTATTATCCGACAACCATGAAGATACTCCAGGCCACTAATTAATTGGCAAAAATAGCGATGTGCCTGGAATAGAGGTAGTTTTTTTTCGGGTGCGCTATCCACAAGttcctttttaaaaataaaaataaatgttaaaaacataaatatttgtgtatattttatttataataaatgaagAATCTACGGCACAAACCTGGAGCCCGCCTACGCAGTATTCCATAATCATGTACATCTTTTGCTTTTCTTCGTTGTACAAAACATCCAAAAGCGCCACCACATTTTTGTGCTGTAGGTGTTTTAATAGTTGTATTTCACGCTGAACATTCTGTTCTCCATTCGGAATGCGTCGCAGTTTTCGTTTTGTTAGTATCTTTACTGCACGTCGGCAGAGATTTTCCGAATCGAGCACCTCTTTCACTTTGCCATATGAGCCTTCGCCCAGCACATCACCCATTACATATTTCCCAACCATTTTGATttccttctttttcttttgataaattatCTCCGCACTATCGACGCGATTAAAGAACATATTGCCAATGTCCAATGTTGTTAGATCCAGTGCATCAATTTGTTCACTATCTAGCCATGTCACTTGTGCATGTGTTTGCTCACTGAGCAATTGTTTTGCTTCATCACCGGCTACAAATTTGGCGCCGCCATTGCCGTCTACGTTGACATCGGCTTCAAATGACTGCTCTGGGTTGGAGAGTGCGTCATAGTGAAAATTCTTGTTAGCCAGCAGTACTGACACTTCACCGTCAGCGGTGTCCACATCCATATTGATATTATTAGCCTCGTTATTGGTGTGTAATCCCTGTTTGTTGGCCAACAATTTAGTATCTAAAGGTGGCATTAAAATGCTATTATTGGCTGTCACAGAatgtgttgttgctgcaactAGGGTTTGTTCTaagttactttttttgttgttagtattaatgttattgttgttattgctatcaTCAGTTGAGAAGTGTTGATGTATTTGTATTTCCATCgcatatatgctatattggtctGCACTTTGCTGCAATGGCGTTGGGACACAGCGTCCGCTCTTTCGttgtatatttaattcaatAGCTGGACTAGAAATGCACTCACGGTTGTTTGGATGCCGGttgctaaatatttgttttaatcacTTATTATTCTTTTCTTTTACAATTATGAGCTCCACGTACGCATGCAGAGCGCTACTTCTAGTttacatttttacttaatttcaatttttctgtcATTCGTGTTGCTGCTAATACTTCGACGTTTGTTATTACTACACCGTACTGCGGTGACTTAATTATAGCCTTTGTAAGCGTTAAGATTGCACTTTCTGACGATTTTTGACAAGTTTCGGTAATTTTCTCAAGCGCTTAGCAATCATGCACAGATCTTATCACAAGCAAGGGGGAGCAATCCACTGTCTTCGGCTTGAGA
The sequence above is drawn from the Bactrocera tryoni isolate S06 chromosome 1, CSIRO_BtryS06_freeze2, whole genome shotgun sequence genome and encodes:
- the LOC120782850 gene encoding serine/threonine-protein kinase STK11 isoform X2, which codes for MEIQIHQHFSTDDSNNNNNINTNNKKSNLEQTLVAATTHSVTANNSILMPPLDTKLLANKQGLHTNNEANNINMDVDTADGEVSVLLANKNFHYDALSNPEQSFEADVNVDGNGGAKFVAGDEAKQLLSEQTHAQVTWLDSEQIDALDLTTLDIGNMFFNRVDSAEIIYQKKKKEIKMVGKYVMGDVLGEGSYGKVKEVLDSENLCRRAVKILTKRKLRRIPNGEQNVQREIQLLKHLQHKNVVALLDVLYNEEKQKMYMIMEYCVGGLQELVDSAPEKKLPLFQAHRYFCQLISGLEYLHGCRIIHKDIKPGNLLLSLDQILKISDFGVAEQLDLFAADDTCTTGQGSPAFQPPEIANGHESFSGTKVDIWSCGVTLYNICTGQYPFEGDNIYRLFENIGRGQWQAPDWLYKLDAQLAGLILGMLQAEPTKRYSIQQIRCDPWFISAPEEKGPPIPIPPLKHDVYRRSTVLPYLDAYHYETERDLEEVYFTEHDLNRE
- the LOC120782850 gene encoding serine/threonine-protein kinase stk11 isoform X1, with product MEIQIHQHFSTDDSNNNNNINTNNKKSNLEQTLVAATTHSVTANNSILMPPLDTKLLANKQGLHTNNEANNINMDVDTADGEVSVLLANKNFHYDALSNPEQSFEADVNVDGNGGAKFVAGDEAKQLLSEQTHAQVTWLDSEQIDALDLTTLDIGNMFFNRVDSAEIIYQKKKKEIKMVGKYVMGDVLGEGSYGKVKEVLDSENLCRRAVKILTKRKLRRIPNGEQNVQREIQLLKHLQHKNVVALLDVLYNEEKQKMYMIMEYCVGGLQELVDSAPEKKLPLFQAHRYFCQLISGLEYLHGCRIIHKDIKPGNLLLSLDQILKISDFGVAEQLDLFAADDTCTTGQGSPAFQPPEIANGHESFSGTKVDIWSCGVTLYNICTGQYPFEGDNIYRLFENIGRGQWQAPDWLYKLDAQLAGLILGMLQAEPTKRYSIQQIRCDPWFISAPEEKGPPIPIPPLKHDVYRRSTVLPYLDAYHYETERDLEEVYFTEHDLNRELARQAAAAAAEIKAQQQQKQLAAANATGPSTSADASTSNSISKEKKSSSLKRRAKKLTSCISVKKLSNCRPS